The sequence GCGATGCGACCAATTGACAAAACAATACCTTTTTTTGTATATTAAAAACATGACAGTATTTTCAAAGAGAAAAACCGTTACAGAAATTATACGGGATGCCAAACTGCTTCCTGAAGATAAACTGAACAAAGCAGAAGAGGAATCCAAAAAAAGCGGAGTACCCGTACAGCAAATCCTTGTAAACCAGAAATTACTTGATAAAACTACTCTCCTGCGCACGCTCTCGCAGGAATGGGAAATAAAAGCTGTAGACCTTTCTGAAGTTGAACTGGATTCAGATGTTATAAAACTCATCCCGAAAACCGTCACAAAAAGGCACCACATAGTACCATTCGCAAAAGAAGAAAATATCCTTTTTATAGCCATGAGCGACCCCAGGAATATTTTTGCCATTGAAGATATCCAGCTGCTCACCGGCTACCAGATCGAACCCTACTTTGCAATGCCGGAAGATATAAACAAAGCCTTCGCTCAAATGTACGCGGACCAGGAAGCCGCTGCCGCGAACATTGAAGAATCCCCGGATGAAGTAGAAGCTGCCCCGTCGCCGGATACAGGCGACATGGTCACCGAATCCAAAGAAGTAATGGATGACCTGCTTTCCAGCCTGAGCGATGTTCCCGCGGAAGAGCTCAAACTTTCCAAAGGCGACGAAAAAGTCGATATTATGGAAGTTGACGCATCCGCGCCTGAAACAGAAAAACTTGTAAACGCAATCCTTCTGGAAGCACTAAGGCTGAAAGCTTCCGATATTCATATAGAACCGCTGGAAAAAAGGTTCAGCATCCGGTACAGGGTAGACGGGTTACTGCGAAAATCATCCTTCAAAGTTCCTTTAAGCTTCAAAAGTTCCGTAATAGCAAAACTAAAAATTCTTTCCGGATCCATGAACATCACCGAACGCCGCAGGCCCCAGGACGGACGTATAATGCTGATGGCCAGAGGTAAACCCATCGAGCTTCGTATAAATATTATCCCGACAGTTTTCGGAGAAAGCTCGGTTATGCGTATCCTTGACCGTTCCAGCGTCAAAGTAAGCCTGGAAAGACTGACATTTTTACCCGATACCCAGGAAAAAATCATAGAATGCCTGAATAAACCTTACGGGCTTTTGCTTGTATGCGGGCCTACCGGAAGCGGAAAATCGACAACACTTTATTCAATGCTTAATCATATAAATACCCCTGACACAAAAATCCTTACCGCTGAAAATCCGGTAGAATACAACCTTGACGGCATCATGCAGATGGGTATGAACCCCGAAATAGGCGTGACCTTTCCTGAAGCATTAAGAGCATTTTTGAGACAGGACCCGGACGTTATAATGGTCGGTGAAATTCGTGACCAGGAAACAGGCCAGATAGCCATGGAAGCCGCCATGACCGGGCATCTTGTGCTTTCAACAATACACACGAATGACGCGCCCACGGCCGTATCCCGTTTATCTGAAATGAAAATCCATTCTTATTTGATAGCCTCCACGCTTGAATGCGTGCTGGCGCAAAGGCTTGTCCGAAGAATCTGTGAAAAATGCAAAGTTCCTGATCCCAATCCTTCTGAAGATTTGCTGAAAGAATGCGAAAAATACAAAGTAGATATAAAGAAAGCAACCTTTATGAAAGGCGAAGGCTGCCAGTATTGCATGAAAACCGGTTACAAAGGCCGTGTTGGCGTTCATGAACTTCTGCTTTTGGATGACGAACTACGCGCTCTTATTTTGAAAGAAGTTGCAGCCGGCCCTATAAAAGAATTAGGAATAAAACACGGCATGAGAACGCTTATGGGCGACGGCGTTACAAAAGTTGCAATGGGTTTAACCACCTATTCAGAAGTGTTATCTGTATCAACCTAAAACTTTTCCTCGAATTATTTAATTGAAAAACATTCCGAAAGGCTTCTTATTTACCGGTATACGTTGCGGAATATCGGCCAGGAAAGACAAGAATGACCTGGCTTTATTTTATTCCGGCCAACCATGTATAACTGCCGCCGTATTTACTAAAAATTTGTTTAAAGCCGCGCCGATATTAGTCAGCCGGGAACACCTGAAATCCTCATCAAAAAATATTCACGCAATCATAGCAAATTCAGGGTGCGCAAATGCCTGCACGGGCAAGCAGGGCATGATTGACGCAAAAGAAATGTGCTCATTAACCGCACAAAACCTGAAAATAAAACCGCAGCAGGTTCTGGTTGCTTCAACTGGCGTAATTGGCAGGTTGCTTCCTATGAACACTATGAGAAACGGAATAAAAATAATTTCGAAAAAAATTTTACAGTCGTCATCCGATTCTTCCCTGGAAGCTGTCAAAGCTATAATGACAACAGACACTTTTCCGAAATTAGCATCAACAAATTTCAAATTTCAAATTTCCCAGCCCAAGGCTGGTCCGCTTCAGGCGGAAAATGCTTCTATCTGGGGCTGTGCAAAAGGCTCGGGCATGATTCACCCTGACATGGCAACCATGCTTGCTTTCATCTTCACTGATGTTAACATATCAAAAAACTTATTGGCTTTAGCGCTTAAAACAGCGGCGGATGAAACCTTCAACTGTATAAGCGTTGACGGCGATACATCGACAAATGACACTGTATTCCTGCTTTCAAACGCTCAGGCGCAAAATAAAATTATAAATTCAGAAAAAAGCCGTGAATTTGAAATATTCTCTACAGAACTTACAAAAGTTTGCAGGGAGCTGGCTAAAAAAATAGTTCGCGACGGCGAAGGCGCGACTAAATTCGTTATTATAAAAGTAAATTCAGCAAAAAACAAGAACGAAGCAAAACAAATAGCCAAAACAATTGCCACCTCGCCCCTGGTTAAAACCGCCATATTCGGCTGCGATCCAAACTGGGGCAGAATAATTGCCGCGGCAGGCAGAAGCGGTGTTGATTTTAACCCGGATAAGGTTCAAATTCATATTAACGGCCACTGCGTTACAAAAAATGGAACAATGACAGAAATATCCGAAAAAGACTTAAGCAAATCCTTTAAACAAAAAGAAGTCGAGATAAAAATAGATTTGAATTGCGGCAAGGAAAAATTTGAATACTATACCTGCGATTTAACCTATGATTACGTCAAGATAAACGCGAGTTACACCACGTAAATGAAAATACTGTTCGTCTGCGCAGGCAATACCTGCAGGAGCGTCCTTGCTGAAGGGTATCTGCGGAAATTCATTAAGAAAAATAAAATAACCTGGATGGATGTAAAGTCCTGCGGTACCGTGGCATCGCCTAACTTCAAAGTTCCAAAGATTGTTTTAAAGTTATTGTTGGATGAAGGAGTAGATTTATCAGGCCATATTTCTACATCGGTAAATAAACTGCTCGTTGACGTTTCGGAATATATTTTTGTGATGGAAACGCGCCATAAAGAAGAACTTTTAAGAAGATACCCGGAAAATAAGAAGAAAATTCACCTGCTTAAAGAATTCGCTGAAAACATGAAACTGGACGACCCGGAAGTACCCGACCCGATAGGGCAGCCGGATGAAGTTTATATAAAAGCTGCCGGAGTAATGGAAGAATTGGTAAAAAAATCTTTTGAAAGAATTATAGAAACTAAAAGAACAGGAGCGCCTCAATGAACTTTTTAAAAAAATCTGATCCGGAACTTTACAGCGCCATCGCCAATGAAATCCGCAGACAAAAAGACGGGCTCGAACTTATCGCCTCGGAAAACTATACTTCGGAAGCGGTTATGGAAGCGCAGGGCTCAGTGCTGACAAACAAATACGCGGAAGGGTATCCCCAGAAAAGATATTACGGCGGGTGCGTAAATGTTGACGTAGCAGAAAGCCTGGCCATTGAACGCGCAAAAAAGATTTTCAGCGCTGAACACGCCAATGTCCAGCCTCATTCCGGCACGCAGGCGAATATGGCGGTATATTTTTCAATATTAAACCCGGGCGATACTATTATGGGAATGCATTTATCGCACGGCGGGCATTTATCGCACGGGCATCCGACGAGTTTTTCAGGAAAATATTTTCATATTGTGCCTGTCGGAATCAGGAAAGATACCGAACAAATTGATTACAAGGAAATTTTATCCCTGGCAAGAAAACACAAACCGCATTTAATAGTTGCAGGAAGCTCGTCATATTCACGCATAATTGATTGGCAGAAATTCCGCGAGGTTGCCGATGAAGTAGGAGCGTATTTTATGGCAGATGTAGCCCATTATGCCGGTCTTATTGCGGCAGGGATTTATCCTTCGCCTGTCCCTTATGCAGACTTTGTGACCTTCACCACCCATAAAACTTTAAGAGGGCCCAGGGGCGGCATGATCCTTTGCAAACAAAAATATTCCACATTGCTTGATAAAATGATTTTCCCCGGCATCCAGGGAGGGCCGTTAATGCACGTAATAGCGGCCAAGGCAACAGTACTAAAAGAAGCAATGAGGCCGGAATTTAAACTTTATCAAATCCAAGTATTGAACAACGCGCGCAGGTTTGCGCAAAATCTTTCAAGCCGCGGATACAGAATAGTTTCCGGCGGGACTGACTGCCATATGTTCGTAGTGGATTTAAGGCCCCTACAGATTACAGGAAAGGAAGCAGAAAAAGCTTTAGACCTGATCCATATAACCGTGAATAAAAATTCCATACCGCATGACCCCCAGAAACCTTTCATTACTTCTGGTATAAGAATCGGGACGCCAGCAATAACCACGCGGGGAATGAAAGAAAAAGAGATTGACAAGATAGCCGAATTTATTGATACCGCTTTGAAAAATATGAAAAATAAGAAAAAACTTGAAAGGGTAAAACAAGGAGTTATTAACCTTACAAAACAATTCCCGCTTTATCCTCAACTTAAAATATGATTTTAGTATACATTTTTTGTTTCTTCGTCAGTATTTTTTTTGCGCTGCTTTTCACGCCGGTAGCTATT is a genomic window of Elusimicrobiota bacterium containing:
- the tadA gene encoding Flp pilus assembly complex ATPase component TadA yields the protein RCDQLTKQYLFLYIKNMTVFSKRKTVTEIIRDAKLLPEDKLNKAEEESKKSGVPVQQILVNQKLLDKTTLLRTLSQEWEIKAVDLSEVELDSDVIKLIPKTVTKRHHIVPFAKEENILFIAMSDPRNIFAIEDIQLLTGYQIEPYFAMPEDINKAFAQMYADQEAAAANIEESPDEVEAAPSPDTGDMVTESKEVMDDLLSSLSDVPAEELKLSKGDEKVDIMEVDASAPETEKLVNAILLEALRLKASDIHIEPLEKRFSIRYRVDGLLRKSSFKVPLSFKSSVIAKLKILSGSMNITERRRPQDGRIMLMARGKPIELRINIIPTVFGESSVMRILDRSSVKVSLERLTFLPDTQEKIIECLNKPYGLLLVCGPTGSGKSTTLYSMLNHINTPDTKILTAENPVEYNLDGIMQMGMNPEIGVTFPEALRAFLRQDPDVIMVGEIRDQETGQIAMEAAMTGHLVLSTIHTNDAPTAVSRLSEMKIHSYLIASTLECVLAQRLVRRICEKCKVPDPNPSEDLLKECEKYKVDIKKATFMKGEGCQYCMKTGYKGRVGVHELLLLDDELRALILKEVAAGPIKELGIKHGMRTLMGDGVTKVAMGLTTYSEVLSVST
- the argJ gene encoding bifunctional glutamate N-acetyltransferase/amino-acid acetyltransferase ArgJ, whose translation is MKNIPKGFLFTGIRCGISARKDKNDLALFYSGQPCITAAVFTKNLFKAAPILVSREHLKSSSKNIHAIIANSGCANACTGKQGMIDAKEMCSLTAQNLKIKPQQVLVASTGVIGRLLPMNTMRNGIKIISKKILQSSSDSSLEAVKAIMTTDTFPKLASTNFKFQISQPKAGPLQAENASIWGCAKGSGMIHPDMATMLAFIFTDVNISKNLLALALKTAADETFNCISVDGDTSTNDTVFLLSNAQAQNKIINSEKSREFEIFSTELTKVCRELAKKIVRDGEGATKFVIIKVNSAKNKNEAKQIAKTIATSPLVKTAIFGCDPNWGRIIAAAGRSGVDFNPDKVQIHINGHCVTKNGTMTEISEKDLSKSFKQKEVEIKIDLNCGKEKFEYYTCDLTYDYVKINASYTT
- a CDS encoding serine hydroxymethyltransferase, with the translated sequence MNFLKKSDPELYSAIANEIRRQKDGLELIASENYTSEAVMEAQGSVLTNKYAEGYPQKRYYGGCVNVDVAESLAIERAKKIFSAEHANVQPHSGTQANMAVYFSILNPGDTIMGMHLSHGGHLSHGHPTSFSGKYFHIVPVGIRKDTEQIDYKEILSLARKHKPHLIVAGSSSYSRIIDWQKFREVADEVGAYFMADVAHYAGLIAAGIYPSPVPYADFVTFTTHKTLRGPRGGMILCKQKYSTLLDKMIFPGIQGGPLMHVIAAKATVLKEAMRPEFKLYQIQVLNNARRFAQNLSSRGYRIVSGGTDCHMFVVDLRPLQITGKEAEKALDLIHITVNKNSIPHDPQKPFITSGIRIGTPAITTRGMKEKEIDKIAEFIDTALKNMKNKKKLERVKQGVINLTKQFPLYPQLKI